The following are from one region of the Streptomyces canus genome:
- a CDS encoding MFS transporter, whose translation MTANSDHVQTEATVPEAAGPPPHPRRWLILSTLCLAVMLVLLDNTVLTVAIPSMTESLNASTSSIQWVMNSYTLVLAGLLMTTGSLSDRIGRKKALLTGVALFTLGSFVASMSDSTTQLILSRVGMGIGAALLMPSTLAVLLQVFDEKERPKAIAAWTGVAAGSIALGPVLGGFLLNHFWWGSVLLINVPVGVIALVTMIFLIPESRDPKVRKPDVPGVLLSTVMAVGTVYAVISVPEHGWSSADVLVPLAIGVAALAGFVYWERTCDDPMLDVTLFRNPVFSGAVGSASLTSVAMAGSLFLFTQYLQFVLDYTPLQAGLGVIPMALALLVLTPFSPKISAKIGTPATLATGLGVMGLGLVTLSFIAADSSFALPLAGLALMGAGVGIALPASSNAMMGAIPLERAGMASGLNSTMQELGSALGVAVLGSLAAAQFASQVPSVIPADARNSVGESLGIAARTSDAAQAVEQVREAFVSGVSLSLKFGAVAAFAAGAVAWVLLRRNAAQATVLEAGTTAEQAQEHASVS comes from the coding sequence ATGACTGCGAACTCAGATCACGTACAGACCGAGGCCACGGTGCCCGAAGCCGCAGGGCCTCCACCCCATCCGCGGCGCTGGCTGATCCTCAGCACCCTGTGCCTCGCGGTGATGCTGGTGCTGCTGGACAACACGGTCCTGACGGTGGCCATCCCGTCGATGACCGAGTCCTTGAACGCGAGCACGTCCTCGATCCAGTGGGTCATGAACAGCTACACCCTGGTGCTGGCCGGCCTGCTGATGACCACGGGCTCACTCTCCGACCGCATCGGACGCAAGAAGGCGCTCCTCACCGGCGTGGCGCTGTTCACCCTCGGCTCCTTCGTCGCGTCGATGTCCGACAGCACGACGCAGCTCATCCTGAGCCGGGTCGGCATGGGTATCGGAGCCGCGCTGTTGATGCCCAGCACCCTCGCCGTCCTGCTGCAGGTCTTCGACGAGAAGGAGCGGCCCAAAGCCATCGCGGCCTGGACCGGTGTCGCCGCGGGCTCGATCGCACTCGGACCCGTGCTGGGCGGCTTCCTGCTCAACCACTTCTGGTGGGGCTCGGTGCTGCTGATCAACGTTCCGGTGGGTGTGATCGCCCTGGTCACAATGATCTTCCTGATCCCCGAGTCGCGTGACCCCAAGGTCCGCAAGCCCGACGTGCCCGGCGTCCTGCTCTCCACCGTGATGGCCGTCGGCACCGTCTACGCCGTCATCTCCGTGCCCGAGCACGGCTGGTCCTCTGCCGACGTGCTGGTTCCGCTGGCGATCGGTGTCGCCGCCCTCGCCGGGTTCGTGTACTGGGAGCGCACCTGTGACGACCCCATGCTCGACGTGACCCTCTTCCGCAACCCGGTGTTCAGCGGCGCGGTCGGCAGTGCTTCCCTGACCTCCGTCGCGATGGCCGGCTCGCTGTTCCTCTTCACCCAGTACCTGCAGTTCGTCCTCGACTACACCCCCCTCCAGGCCGGCCTGGGCGTCATTCCCATGGCTCTCGCGCTGCTTGTGCTGACGCCGTTCAGCCCGAAGATCAGCGCCAAGATCGGCACGCCCGCGACCCTTGCCACCGGCCTGGGCGTCATGGGCCTCGGACTGGTCACCCTGAGCTTCATCGCCGCAGACTCGAGCTTCGCGCTGCCGCTGGCCGGCCTGGCTCTCATGGGTGCCGGCGTGGGTATCGCCCTCCCCGCCTCCTCCAACGCGATGATGGGTGCCATCCCCCTGGAGCGCGCGGGTATGGCCTCCGGCCTGAATTCCACGATGCAGGAGCTCGGCAGCGCTCTCGGTGTGGCCGTGCTCGGCAGCCTCGCCGCGGCACAGTTCGCCTCGCAGGTGCCCTCTGTCATCCCCGCGGACGCGAGGAATTCGGTCGGCGAGTCCCTGGGCATCGCGGCCCGGACGAGCGATGCCGCACAGGCCGTGGAACAGGTGCGCGAGGCGTTCGTCTCCGGTGTCTCCCTGAGCCTGAAGTTCGGCGCCGTCGCCGCCTTCGCCGCGGGCGCGGTCGCCTGGGTACTGCTGCGCAGGAACGCCGCGCAGGCCACCGTCCTGGAAGCGGGGACCACCGCTGAGCAGGCCCAGGAGCATGCGAGCGTATCGTGA
- a CDS encoding DUF5302 domain-containing protein produces MTAVPEQNNSEQDQKEKMKQALQRKERARQERVAHEEGRLKIKSMSGPAGNKRFFRRKTG; encoded by the coding sequence ATGACTGCGGTACCCGAGCAGAACAATTCTGAGCAGGACCAGAAGGAGAAGATGAAGCAGGCTCTCCAGCGAAAGGAACGCGCCCGGCAGGAGAGGGTTGCTCACGAGGAAGGCCGCCTGAAGATCAAGAGCATGAGCGGTCCCGCGGGCAACAAGAGGTTCTTCCGCCGCAAGACCGGGTGA
- a CDS encoding acyl-CoA carboxylase epsilon subunit — protein MSSPGDADVFVRIVRGHFNEGELAALVIALRVLRDGAAKGAAVGGVMGRRPADRAPWRQSSLYRAPHSWR, from the coding sequence ATGAGTAGTCCCGGCGACGCCGATGTCTTCGTACGTATCGTGCGAGGACATTTCAACGAGGGCGAACTTGCCGCTCTGGTCATCGCATTGCGCGTTCTGCGGGACGGCGCTGCGAAGGGTGCGGCGGTGGGCGGTGTGATGGGTCGGCGGCCGGCCGACCGGGCGCCCTGGCGGCAGTCCTCGCTCTACAGGGCTCCGCACAGTTGGCGATGA
- a CDS encoding ScbR family autoregulator-binding transcription factor, with protein sequence MAKQDRAVRTRQALVQAAAEVFAREGFVQASLTSISRTAGVSTGALHFHFESKVQLALAVEREAGRILREQICGQGDDPDGCKCVHPLQRLIEATHRLLLRLRDDPLVRAGFGLGERGALRPGEGGGLRDQWRRWVEGVFDEAGRRGELAEGVVGADAALTVVAATVGFEAMRVDAPEWLDPATADRFWGVMLPSLAAADRVGGA encoded by the coding sequence ATGGCCAAGCAGGATCGCGCGGTACGCACCCGACAGGCGCTGGTCCAGGCGGCCGCCGAGGTGTTCGCCCGGGAGGGGTTCGTCCAGGCGTCGCTGACCTCCATCAGCAGGACGGCAGGAGTGAGTACCGGGGCGCTGCACTTCCACTTCGAGAGCAAGGTCCAACTGGCCCTTGCCGTCGAGCGGGAGGCTGGCCGGATCCTCCGGGAGCAAATCTGTGGTCAGGGCGACGACCCGGACGGCTGCAAGTGCGTCCATCCCCTGCAGCGTCTGATCGAGGCCACGCACCGGCTGCTGCTGCGCCTCCGCGACGACCCGCTGGTCCGGGCCGGGTTCGGGCTCGGCGAGCGGGGTGCGCTGCGGCCCGGTGAGGGCGGGGGTCTGCGGGATCAGTGGAGGCGCTGGGTCGAGGGGGTGTTCGACGAGGCGGGGCGCAGGGGAGAGCTCGCCGAAGGAGTCGTCGGCGCGGACGCGGCGCTCACGGTGGTGGCGGCGACCGTGGGGTTCGAGGCCATGAGGGTGGATGCTCCCGAGTGGCTGGACCCGGCCACGGCGGACCGGTTCTGGGGCGTGATGCTGCCCAGTCTGGCGGCGGCGGACCGTGTGGGCGGAGCGTAG
- a CDS encoding AfsR/SARP family transcriptional regulator, whose translation MDIAVLGGLAVSAHGKSVTPTAPKPRQVLALLALHVDQVVSVEALIEELWGARPPRTARTTLQTYVLQLRELMGAALATADGPAREAKDVLVTSPGGYLLVGGDGSCDVRDFELLAGRGYRAADAEDYQGASRLLRQALDLWTGDAFADVRTGARLEVAVKRLDESRLCALDQRIEVDLRLGRHRELLSELTVLVNRYRTHENLHAQFMLALYRSGRRSEALNVYQQLRARLVRDLGLEPSSYLQRLQRSLLMAGTDTATHQDMAPVLSA comes from the coding sequence ATGGATATCGCGGTGCTGGGAGGGCTTGCCGTGAGCGCGCACGGCAAGTCGGTGACACCGACCGCGCCGAAGCCCCGTCAGGTACTGGCGCTGCTGGCCCTGCACGTCGACCAGGTGGTCTCGGTCGAGGCACTGATCGAGGAGCTCTGGGGAGCGAGGCCGCCGCGCACCGCGCGGACGACCCTCCAGACGTACGTGCTCCAGCTGCGCGAGTTGATGGGAGCGGCCCTGGCCACGGCGGACGGCCCGGCCCGGGAGGCCAAGGACGTCCTGGTGACGTCACCGGGCGGCTATCTCCTGGTGGGCGGTGACGGTTCCTGCGACGTGCGCGACTTCGAACTGCTGGCAGGCCGCGGATACCGGGCAGCGGACGCCGAGGACTACCAGGGGGCGTCCCGGCTGCTCCGGCAGGCGCTTGACCTGTGGACGGGTGACGCGTTCGCAGACGTGCGCACCGGAGCCCGCCTGGAGGTGGCGGTCAAGCGACTGGACGAGAGCCGGCTGTGCGCCCTGGACCAGCGGATCGAGGTCGATCTGCGGCTCGGGCGCCACCGCGAACTGCTGTCGGAACTGACAGTGCTGGTCAACCGCTACCGCACGCACGAGAACCTCCACGCCCAGTTCATGCTCGCGCTGTACCGCTCCGGTCGGCGCAGCGAGGCACTCAACGTCTACCAGCAGCTCCGGGCCCGACTCGTCCGCGACCTCGGCCTGGAGCCCTCCAGCTACCTCCAACGGCTGCAGCGCTCCCTCCTCATGGCTGGTACCGACACCGCCACCCATCAGGACATGGCCCCGGTCCTGAGCGCCTGA
- a CDS encoding 4'-phosphopantetheinyl transferase family protein: MSTGTRQHEEKQPTLWFCANDDLPPDLTATLAPQWLDVYERETANGFLFERDRRQYLVAHTFLRRVLALDVGLPESELVIRRSSRGRPFLRVPAGGLPCGGPGLDFNLSHTNGCNLLGIAHGSPIGVDVERLDRDGRALRTITRTFTRTEQAWVAEAEQGMPRRRRVIRLWTLKEAYAKARGLGLALPFDTFSFTLADDRGVTGFSPPGDDREGRWRFAELEPVPDVLAAVAVGADDERDAALPLHHGFPWSRTEPRRIELPRALGGGVEVTLSR, from the coding sequence GTGAGCACGGGAACGAGGCAGCACGAGGAAAAGCAGCCCACCCTGTGGTTCTGTGCCAACGACGACCTCCCGCCCGATCTCACCGCCACGCTCGCACCCCAGTGGCTCGACGTGTATGAACGGGAGACCGCGAACGGGTTCCTCTTCGAACGCGACCGCCGGCAGTACCTGGTCGCCCACACGTTCCTACGCCGTGTGCTGGCCCTCGACGTCGGGCTCCCCGAGTCCGAGCTGGTCATCCGGCGCTCGTCGAGGGGCCGCCCTTTCCTCCGGGTGCCGGCCGGCGGACTGCCCTGCGGTGGGCCCGGACTGGACTTCAACCTGTCGCACACCAACGGCTGCAACCTGCTCGGCATCGCACACGGAAGCCCCATCGGAGTCGACGTCGAGCGGCTCGACCGGGACGGCCGCGCACTGCGTACCATCACCCGGACCTTCACGCGTACCGAACAGGCATGGGTGGCCGAGGCAGAGCAGGGCATGCCGCGCAGGCGCCGGGTCATCCGGCTGTGGACGCTGAAGGAGGCGTACGCCAAGGCACGCGGACTGGGCCTCGCGCTGCCCTTCGACACCTTCTCCTTCACCCTCGCCGACGACCGCGGCGTGACGGGCTTCTCCCCGCCCGGGGACGACCGGGAGGGCCGGTGGCGCTTCGCCGAGCTGGAACCAGTCCCCGACGTGCTGGCCGCAGTCGCGGTCGGCGCCGACGACGAGCGGGACGCCGCGCTCCCTCTGCACCACGGTTTCCCCTGGAGCCGAACGGAGCCGCGACGGATCGAACTGCCCCGTGCGCTGGGCGGAGGAGTCGAAGTCACCCTCTCGCGATGA
- a CDS encoding AfsR/SARP family transcriptional regulator, whose translation MRIQVLGPLNAEVNGVSIVPTAGKPRQILSLLALYPGRVIPVKTLMEEIWGMEPPQSALTTLQTYILQLRRRLGTAMGPDAPSGVKDVLATRHGGYLLQVEGACIDVHEYELTVAEGQAAFEAGDNETAAERFRKALTLWNGSALVDVRTGPVLEIEVMRLEESRLATVERRIDADLRLGRHAELIAELTDLTARHVLHESLHSQLIVALYRSGRQAAALEAYRKLRSRLRDELGVEPSPQLQRLHQAMLTVDPELDAVGAPKGMSTFNLFAA comes from the coding sequence GTGAGGATTCAGGTTCTGGGTCCGCTGAACGCCGAGGTCAATGGGGTCTCGATCGTTCCAACCGCTGGCAAGCCCCGCCAGATTCTGTCTCTGCTGGCGCTCTACCCGGGGCGGGTCATACCCGTGAAGACCCTCATGGAGGAGATCTGGGGGATGGAGCCGCCGCAGAGCGCCCTCACCACCCTGCAGACCTACATCCTCCAACTCCGCAGGCGTCTTGGCACCGCGATGGGACCCGACGCCCCCAGCGGGGTCAAGGATGTCCTTGCCACCCGTCACGGCGGCTATCTGCTCCAGGTCGAGGGCGCCTGCATCGACGTGCACGAGTACGAGCTCACAGTGGCCGAAGGCCAAGCGGCGTTCGAGGCGGGCGACAACGAGACCGCGGCTGAGCGATTCCGGAAGGCGCTGACCCTCTGGAACGGATCGGCCCTCGTCGACGTGCGCACAGGCCCCGTACTGGAGATCGAGGTCATGCGCCTTGAAGAGAGCCGCCTCGCCACCGTCGAGCGCCGCATCGACGCCGACCTACGGCTCGGCCGCCATGCCGAACTCATCGCGGAACTCACCGACCTGACGGCCCGGCACGTTCTCCACGAGAGCCTCCACTCCCAGCTCATCGTGGCTCTGTACCGCTCCGGCCGGCAGGCCGCGGCACTGGAGGCGTATCGCAAGCTGCGGTCCAGGCTCCGGGACGAGCTCGGCGTCGAGCCCTCACCGCAGCTCCAGCGGCTCCACCAGGCCATGCTCACCGTCGACCCGGAGCTCGACGCGGTCGGGGCACCGAAGGGAATGTCCACCTTCAACCTCTTCGCCGCCTGA
- a CDS encoding SRPBCC family protein, with amino-acid sequence MPAERTHRTQYEVEINAPAGVVSGLIADSAHQSRYSPSTVHVEQLEFDGSHERLRIWGLVDGEVRSWITRRHFSADLRRVESVHQAPAAPTAGTTESWDMKALSPDRTRLTLRRETCLADDARTPAPRHTTDAEVRHELEGVRALAERWDDLEELLLTFEDSVRVKGPAELVYDFLYRVGDWPELLPHVSRVNVVEDQPGVQMVSMDTIVEGRTRTTGAVRVCFPHAGRIVFTRTTPTELLSAHTGEWSLVPDVHGVTVLAQHSVVLREENIRRVLGKGVDTAGARRYVREAIGRTSTATLNLARRHAETAIRVL; translated from the coding sequence ATGCCTGCCGAGCGAACGCACCGTACCCAGTACGAAGTAGAGATCAATGCCCCGGCTGGAGTCGTCTCCGGGCTGATCGCCGACAGCGCCCACCAGTCGCGGTACTCCCCGAGTACCGTCCACGTGGAACAGCTGGAGTTCGACGGCTCTCACGAACGTCTGCGGATCTGGGGCCTCGTCGACGGCGAGGTCCGGTCCTGGATCACGCGCCGCCACTTCTCCGCAGATCTGCGGCGCGTGGAGAGCGTCCATCAGGCACCCGCGGCCCCCACCGCGGGCACGACAGAGTCCTGGGACATGAAAGCCCTGAGCCCCGACCGGACCCGACTCACCCTGCGCCGGGAGACCTGCCTCGCCGACGACGCCCGCACCCCGGCACCGCGCCACACCACGGATGCCGAGGTCCGTCACGAGCTGGAGGGAGTCCGCGCGCTCGCGGAACGCTGGGACGATCTGGAGGAACTCCTCCTCACTTTCGAGGACTCTGTCCGAGTCAAGGGCCCGGCCGAGCTGGTGTACGACTTCCTCTACCGGGTGGGGGACTGGCCCGAACTGCTGCCCCATGTATCCCGGGTCAACGTGGTGGAGGACCAGCCGGGAGTCCAGATGGTGTCCATGGACACCATCGTCGAGGGACGAACGCGCACCACCGGCGCGGTACGCGTCTGCTTCCCCCACGCGGGACGCATCGTCTTCACCCGGACGACCCCCACCGAGCTGCTGTCCGCCCACACCGGGGAATGGTCACTCGTCCCCGACGTCCACGGCGTGACCGTCCTGGCCCAGCACAGCGTCGTCCTGCGCGAGGAGAACATCCGGCGCGTCCTGGGCAAGGGCGTCGACACGGCGGGCGCACGTCGGTACGTACGTGAGGCGATCGGCCGCACCAGTACGGCGACGCTCAACCTGGCCAGACGTCACGCGGAGACCGCGATCCGCGTGCTGTGA
- a CDS encoding acyltransferase domain-containing protein produces the protein MVHHPPAPQPLLMSCDGTPEAASGTGARTSRQLAVVFTDWNGEALADTRALYGTFPAFRSAFDALGDMVDGTTPVPLVAVVFAPEGGVDSVLLKEPRYGRIALFAHQVALFRLWQTWGMELGAVAGHGIGELSAAHVAGALSLRDAVRLVTAREACSCLLLRPRAEGPPDAARTLRAAGFRRILRCGATGTTAAPGDLPALSAMLDALHLSGSPVDWDELLGTHTAGQTGYPHPLPSDARAPRSGICPEQLEESGAAPLTPLL, from the coding sequence ATGGTCCATCATCCGCCCGCCCCGCAGCCGCTGCTGATGTCGTGCGACGGCACCCCGGAGGCCGCATCCGGCACCGGTGCCCGGACCTCCCGGCAACTGGCTGTGGTGTTCACCGACTGGAACGGCGAGGCACTCGCCGACACGCGTGCGCTGTACGGGACCTTCCCCGCGTTCCGCTCCGCCTTCGACGCACTGGGCGACATGGTCGACGGAACGACGCCGGTTCCCCTGGTGGCGGTCGTGTTCGCACCCGAAGGAGGCGTCGACTCCGTACTCCTGAAAGAGCCGCGCTACGGCAGAATCGCCCTGTTCGCCCACCAAGTCGCGCTCTTCCGGCTCTGGCAGACCTGGGGCATGGAACTCGGCGCCGTGGCGGGCCACGGCATCGGCGAGCTCTCGGCCGCGCACGTCGCGGGCGCACTGAGCCTGAGGGACGCCGTCCGCCTCGTCACCGCGCGGGAGGCCTGCTCCTGTCTGCTCCTGCGCCCTCGTGCCGAGGGACCGCCGGACGCCGCACGGACGCTGCGTGCCGCCGGGTTCCGGCGCATCCTGAGATGCGGGGCCACGGGAACGACCGCCGCTCCCGGCGACCTGCCCGCCCTCTCGGCGATGCTGGATGCCCTCCATCTGTCCGGTAGCCCGGTCGACTGGGATGAGCTGCTCGGCACCCACACCGCCGGACAAACGGGGTACCCCCATCCTCTCCCGAGTGACGCGCGGGCACCCCGTTCGGGAATCTGTCCAGAACAGCTCGAGGAATCCGGGGCAGCCCCCCTCACGCCCCTACTCTGA
- a CDS encoding response regulator transcription factor: protein MEKRATLHVLPGPRTPHRPAPDGARATAAEPGPTTDGVVRVGVMGGDPLARAGIRALLEGRPEVHVVSDVGAPQHGVCPPREPGPDVIVVHGRPGFAPKDVPVPHPGDTIPLITIGGPSPEPATAWAHSHLPATATPGQLAAAVVLAAAGYTLTRGQKPLPHRASARSQVSQVSPEHLTRRESEVLDLLAGGMSNGEIARSLSLSEHTVKTHVQNLMNKLRLRNRVHAAIYAYETGMRHPC, encoded by the coding sequence TTGGAGAAGCGAGCCACCCTGCACGTGCTCCCCGGCCCCCGCACCCCGCACCGCCCGGCCCCCGACGGCGCCCGCGCCACTGCGGCGGAGCCCGGCCCAACGACCGACGGAGTCGTGAGGGTGGGGGTCATGGGCGGCGACCCGCTCGCACGGGCCGGCATCAGGGCGCTCCTCGAAGGACGGCCCGAAGTCCACGTCGTGAGCGACGTCGGCGCCCCACAGCACGGCGTGTGCCCGCCCCGCGAACCGGGGCCCGACGTCATCGTCGTCCACGGCCGACCCGGCTTCGCACCGAAGGACGTCCCCGTTCCCCACCCGGGTGACACCATCCCGCTGATCACCATCGGTGGACCGTCCCCCGAACCGGCCACCGCCTGGGCCCACAGCCACCTGCCCGCCACGGCGACGCCCGGACAGCTCGCGGCCGCCGTCGTCCTCGCCGCCGCCGGCTACACCCTGACCCGGGGACAGAAACCGCTGCCCCATCGGGCATCCGCTCGCTCGCAGGTCTCGCAGGTCAGCCCCGAGCACCTCACGAGGCGGGAGAGCGAGGTCCTGGACCTCCTCGCCGGCGGCATGTCCAACGGCGAGATCGCCCGCTCTCTCAGCCTCTCCGAACACACCGTCAAGACCCACGTGCAGAACCTCATGAACAAACTGCGGCTGCGCAACCGTGTACACGCCGCCATCTACGCCTACGAGACCGGGATGCGCCACCCTTGCTGA
- a CDS encoding condensation domain-containing protein, with translation MTSGKHGDDVALSAQNAQTTVVVSGDGPPGSPPVLDIHGPLDTHILEAAFHRVNGPRAEPGTSKDACSARFRLVHHSPNHHTVRFAETPTASGPHPAGLLADLLTRTPPPPRTGFGGARPATVPLESFAVTSLQHELLTDALRHPFHHVEQLSWRWHGPLDLRRFTDAWQSVFDSESLLRAAFVWDPQPRVVLHRRTAPEVVGHPHGSFADRSALMEHERRRGFDLRRPGLLRVALLSGEGTKPTGPPPYTDVLVTYHRALLDRWSVYLLLREFYRAYLAGTPLPGGERRPDLRDYGRWLNARDLAPAREFWLPDADADATATSLFHPTPGPDTGRLHSRLTPEETRRLVAWAARWGSTESSALQAVWAIILHGVSTGPEGSAASRRVGFNIAVSGRGIAFDDAARVPGPFSNALPMVVEVDPRGTVPRLVRALGDRAIDMSCYEWVAPGRLLDPFGRTSPAERATALHESTVAFEGRLRHLDTLAPELAAHGIGIERPDTVWATTSSPLTVIGQHDDQGGTVLTLLYDRARVTDAYATPLLTHSARLLRELPLTADETTTVAEVLDSLDDVALPRVRPAVQGRGHAGPLVDLRDAMVPGAGTVCLVAAPGAPDSFHTGLVRQYEGPQALMFLRAAPQDALRCASSLRSVLDPGGKLVIGGFSGAGVMAYEIARLLATESRTPPPPVVLGGAEGEDGDRALAHAIETTAGARLEE, from the coding sequence ATGACATCTGGGAAGCACGGCGACGATGTCGCGCTCTCGGCTCAGAACGCGCAGACGACCGTCGTCGTCAGCGGTGACGGGCCGCCCGGCTCCCCTCCCGTGCTGGACATCCACGGCCCCCTGGACACCCACATCCTCGAAGCCGCGTTCCACCGGGTCAACGGTCCCCGCGCCGAACCGGGCACCTCAAAGGACGCCTGCAGCGCACGCTTCCGGCTCGTCCACCACAGCCCCAACCACCACACGGTCCGATTCGCCGAGACGCCCACTGCGTCCGGACCGCACCCGGCCGGCCTCCTCGCCGACCTGCTCACCCGCACCCCTCCGCCCCCGCGCACCGGTTTCGGCGGCGCGCGCCCGGCAACCGTGCCCCTGGAGAGCTTCGCCGTCACTTCTCTCCAGCACGAACTGCTGACGGACGCCCTCAGACATCCCTTCCACCACGTCGAGCAGCTCTCCTGGCGCTGGCACGGTCCCCTGGACCTCCGACGGTTCACCGACGCCTGGCAGTCCGTCTTCGACAGCGAGTCCCTCCTGCGCGCGGCGTTCGTCTGGGACCCGCAGCCCAGAGTCGTGCTGCACCGGCGGACCGCTCCCGAGGTCGTCGGACACCCCCATGGCTCCTTCGCCGACCGTTCAGCGCTCATGGAGCACGAGCGCCGCCGGGGCTTCGACCTGCGTCGGCCAGGACTCCTCCGTGTCGCCCTGCTCAGCGGCGAGGGCACCAAGCCCACGGGCCCCCCGCCTTACACCGACGTCCTGGTGACCTACCACCGCGCGCTCCTCGACCGCTGGAGCGTGTACCTCCTACTGCGGGAGTTCTACCGGGCCTACCTCGCCGGCACCCCACTGCCCGGCGGGGAACGGCGGCCGGACCTGCGCGACTACGGCCGCTGGCTGAACGCGAGGGACCTCGCCCCGGCTCGGGAGTTCTGGCTCCCCGACGCCGACGCCGACGCGACGGCCACGAGCCTGTTCCACCCCACACCCGGCCCCGACACGGGACGCCTCCATTCCCGGCTGACCCCCGAAGAGACCCGACGGCTGGTCGCCTGGGCGGCCCGCTGGGGCAGCACCGAGAGCAGTGCCCTGCAGGCTGTCTGGGCCATCATCCTCCACGGGGTGTCCACCGGCCCCGAAGGCTCGGCCGCCTCCCGCCGCGTCGGCTTCAACATCGCTGTCTCCGGCCGTGGCATCGCCTTCGACGACGCCGCCCGGGTGCCGGGCCCGTTCAGCAACGCCCTGCCGATGGTCGTGGAGGTCGACCCCCGCGGGACCGTGCCCCGCCTCGTGCGCGCTCTCGGCGACCGCGCCATCGACATGTCCTGCTACGAATGGGTCGCCCCCGGCCGACTCCTCGACCCCTTCGGCCGGACGTCCCCCGCCGAGCGCGCCACCGCGCTGCACGAGAGCACGGTGGCCTTCGAAGGACGGCTGCGTCACCTGGACACTCTCGCCCCGGAACTCGCCGCGCACGGCATCGGCATCGAGCGCCCCGACACGGTCTGGGCCACGACCTCGTCCCCGCTCACCGTGATCGGCCAGCACGACGACCAGGGCGGCACGGTACTGACACTGCTGTACGACCGGGCACGGGTGACGGACGCGTACGCCACACCGCTGCTGACCCACAGCGCCCGGCTGCTGCGCGAACTCCCCCTCACGGCCGACGAGACGACGACCGTGGCAGAGGTACTGGACAGCCTGGACGACGTGGCGTTGCCCCGGGTTCGCCCGGCCGTGCAGGGCCGCGGTCACGCCGGTCCTCTCGTCGATCTGCGGGACGCGATGGTGCCCGGCGCCGGAACGGTCTGCCTCGTGGCCGCCCCCGGGGCGCCGGACTCCTTCCATACCGGGCTGGTGCGCCAGTACGAGGGGCCGCAGGCACTGATGTTCCTGCGGGCGGCTCCGCAGGACGCCCTCCGGTGCGCATCGTCACTGCGGTCCGTACTCGACCCCGGCGGAAAACTCGTCATCGGAGGCTTCTCGGGTGCCGGAGTCATGGCCTACGAGATCGCCCGGCTCCTCGCGACGGAGAGCCGCACGCCACCCCCGCCCGTCGTGCTCGGCGGCGCCGAGGGCGAGGACGGCGACCGCGCCCTCGCACACGCCATCGAGACGACGGCCGGAGCCCGGCTCGAGGAATGA